A portion of the Candidatus Paceibacterota bacterium genome contains these proteins:
- the hemG gene encoding protoporphyrinogen oxidase, whose product MSVPHSPIENQPHIAVVGGGISGLMSARTLSQRGATVTLFEASEHLGGQIQGVLLEGHQVDVGAEAIHLSGPGMQALVDELGLSKSLVRSIPGTSWLWGGKTLHALPAGVGPSGPRRLRPVLESRVMNVTGLLRAALEPIMRHQKLDGDTSVGTFIEKRFGRQVVDRLVDPILGSLHAGDVYTLSLRATTPELAPIADTGRSIMVGKPGQKKTPPMSFASWPDGLTTLVDHLLDDARVSVKTLSPVTSISKNAFGKYLLELPGPDSQVFDGIVLAVPARIAADLLQSLSGKAADLLRKIRYASVATTILAFPRNELEKVKALKGNGVLVPSSKNRLLKASTFLSTKWPHFEKSKYYFLRISSGRANENLLESLDDAALLTRLLSDLEEIVGISQKPSFSYTHRWPLALPQLEVGHLDLIKDVREVLEAHPGIALAGASYDGIGISACLRSGERAATLCLETVKSK is encoded by the coding sequence GTGTCGGTCCCACATTCACCCATTGAAAATCAACCACATATCGCAGTCGTCGGCGGCGGAATCAGCGGATTGATGAGCGCGAGAACGTTGAGCCAGCGAGGCGCAACCGTCACTTTATTCGAGGCTTCAGAACATCTCGGAGGACAAATTCAAGGTGTGCTCCTTGAAGGTCACCAGGTAGATGTCGGCGCCGAAGCCATTCACCTGAGTGGACCTGGGATGCAAGCGCTAGTAGACGAATTGGGCCTTAGCAAATCACTAGTGCGTTCAATCCCAGGAACGTCATGGCTTTGGGGTGGTAAGACTCTTCATGCACTTCCCGCAGGCGTCGGCCCATCAGGGCCGCGCAGATTAAGGCCTGTACTGGAATCGCGCGTGATGAACGTAACGGGATTACTTAGAGCGGCATTGGAACCAATCATGCGCCACCAGAAATTGGATGGGGATACTTCCGTAGGCACATTCATAGAAAAAAGATTTGGACGACAAGTAGTTGATCGACTCGTAGATCCCATCTTAGGAAGTTTGCATGCGGGTGACGTCTACACCTTAAGTCTTAGAGCGACTACACCCGAATTAGCGCCAATAGCCGATACAGGACGTTCAATCATGGTGGGCAAGCCAGGACAGAAGAAGACTCCTCCAATGTCATTCGCCTCCTGGCCCGATGGCCTCACCACCTTGGTAGATCACCTACTGGATGATGCGCGCGTATCCGTAAAAACATTGAGCCCAGTGACATCCATTTCAAAAAATGCCTTTGGAAAATATCTACTGGAGCTTCCTGGCCCTGATTCTCAAGTCTTCGATGGCATCGTCCTGGCTGTTCCCGCCAGAATCGCAGCCGATCTACTTCAAAGTCTCTCGGGCAAAGCTGCCGACTTGTTAAGAAAAATTCGCTACGCATCCGTTGCTACCACCATCCTTGCCTTTCCTCGAAACGAGTTGGAGAAAGTTAAAGCGCTAAAGGGAAATGGCGTGCTTGTTCCATCATCTAAAAATCGCCTGCTGAAAGCCTCGACCTTCTTATCCACTAAATGGCCGCACTTTGAAAAATCCAAATATTATTTTCTCCGGATATCTTCTGGACGGGCCAATGAAAATTTATTGGAAAGTCTTGATGACGCGGCGCTGCTCACTCGATTGCTCTCGGATTTAGAGGAGATCGTTGGGATTAGCCAGAAACCATCCTTTTCCTACACTCATCGCTGGCCACTCGCCTTGCCGCAACTCGAAGTCGGTCATCTAGATTTGATAAAGGATGTGCGAGAAGTACTAGAAGCCCATCCTGGCATCGCTCTGGCGGGCGCTTCTTATGACGGTATCGGCATTTCCGCATGCCTTCGCTCTGGGGAGCGTGCTGCCACGCTCTGTTTAGAAACTGTTAAATCGAAATAA
- a CDS encoding DUF2061 domain-containing protein, translated as MSKSIRSRSLTKAITWRLTGTLDTFILSILITRKMSFAIAISATELFTKIFLYYFHERIWERVKWGRD; from the coding sequence ATGAGTAAAAGTATACGTAGTCGTTCTCTCACGAAGGCCATTACTTGGAGATTGACCGGAACATTGGATACTTTCATTCTCTCCATACTCATTACCCGCAAAATGTCTTTTGCGATCGCGATATCGGCAACTGAACTATTTACTAAGATCTTTCTCTACTACTTTCACGAGCGAATCTGGGAGAGAGTCAAATGGGGCAGAGACTAG
- a CDS encoding TIGR04053 family radical SAM/SPASM domain-containing protein, with amino-acid sequence MAHPTGLMTGAHIDYARRPMLVFWETTRACQLACLHCRASATSEPLPGELSTEEGKAFIDQVAGFGRPFPILVLTGGDCLLRADIFELVDYATSLGVPVALSPSVTPQLTPQMIERIVASGVKAVSISLDGAFPATHEGVRGISGHFQKTVDAIRALSAAGLTVQVNTTVMRSNVDELAKIALLVQEAGAHIWEVFFLVQVGRGVITEAITPDEHEDISHFLFDASQYGFIIRTVEAPFFRRVVTRRLAGDSSPTNDLYIKLSNELVELMGAPVQRVRAHTTATRDGKGIVFIAYDGDVYPAGFLPQSLGNVRTTPIAEIYQTNPLLLQIRASEFSGRCGYCEYSDLCGGSRARAFAATGDALGEDPACAYQPKAISSTLISI; translated from the coding sequence GTGGCTCACCCGACTGGATTGATGACAGGCGCACACATTGATTATGCCCGCCGCCCCATGCTTGTTTTCTGGGAAACGACCCGTGCCTGTCAGTTGGCTTGTCTTCACTGCCGGGCCAGCGCCACTTCCGAGCCCCTGCCCGGGGAATTGTCGACCGAAGAGGGCAAAGCTTTTATTGATCAAGTTGCGGGTTTCGGCCGTCCATTCCCAATCCTGGTCCTGACTGGTGGGGACTGCCTGTTGCGTGCAGACATCTTTGAATTAGTCGATTACGCCACCTCCCTTGGGGTTCCGGTGGCTCTCTCTCCTTCCGTGACGCCACAACTTACGCCCCAGATGATTGAACGAATCGTGGCGAGCGGAGTTAAAGCCGTATCGATCAGTTTGGACGGAGCCTTTCCAGCGACCCATGAAGGCGTTCGTGGCATTTCTGGTCATTTTCAAAAAACTGTAGATGCCATTAGGGCACTTTCGGCAGCTGGATTAACGGTGCAAGTGAACACCACCGTAATGCGGTCAAACGTGGACGAGCTTGCCAAGATTGCCTTGCTGGTTCAGGAGGCGGGAGCCCATATCTGGGAAGTGTTCTTCTTGGTTCAGGTTGGTCGAGGTGTGATCACCGAGGCGATTACGCCGGATGAGCATGAGGATATTTCGCATTTCCTTTTTGATGCATCTCAATATGGATTCATTATTCGTACTGTTGAGGCGCCTTTTTTCCGACGAGTCGTAACGCGGCGCCTGGCAGGAGACAGTAGTCCAACGAATGATCTTTACATCAAATTGTCTAATGAACTTGTCGAATTAATGGGCGCTCCAGTGCAACGCGTTCGCGCTCACACAACGGCCACTCGCGACGGGAAAGGCATTGTCTTTATTGCTTATGATGGCGATGTTTATCCGGCGGGATTCCTTCCTCAGTCACTAGGCAACGTTCGCACCACTCCGATTGCTGAGATTTATCAAACCAATCCACTTCTTCTTCAAATTAGAGCCTCTGAATTTTCGGGTCGATGTGGGTACTGCGAATATTCTGATTTATGTGGTGGATCACGGGCACGTGCCTTTGCGGCTACTGGAGATGCACTTGGCGAAGACCCCGCATGCGCTTACCAACCTAAAGCAATATCCAGCACTCTTATTTCGATTTAA
- a CDS encoding carbohydrate ABC transporter permease — translation MKRKQIWIFAVMSLFAVVMIYPFFFMINTSFKSNTQFLGSPGHSWLSWRKLFDALPVGRQLLNSTVVCAGAITIILVVSTMAGFGLSKLRSKRSWIFFLGIVGAMLIPLQSIIIPAYINASHWNLLSGYWGAIFLYAALGTPFATFLMTSYFRGLPDELIEAAICDGLSYPRIFKKIALPLAVPAIVTIIVLQFIQIWDDLLVGLLFIQDPNYRTITVGLGALSAGRTTDIPVLMAGSLLSAIPAVAIYLIFQRQLVNGLTAGIGK, via the coding sequence GTGAAGCGAAAACAGATCTGGATCTTTGCGGTCATGTCCCTTTTCGCGGTGGTTATGATTTATCCATTCTTCTTTATGATTAACACCTCGTTTAAATCAAATACCCAATTCCTCGGTTCCCCTGGACATTCGTGGCTCTCTTGGCGCAAACTCTTCGATGCATTGCCCGTCGGTCGGCAACTTCTCAATTCCACCGTCGTCTGCGCTGGTGCGATCACGATCATCTTGGTCGTCAGCACGATGGCCGGTTTTGGACTTTCTAAACTTCGATCTAAGCGATCGTGGATCTTCTTCCTAGGTATCGTGGGCGCGATGTTGATTCCACTGCAGTCAATTATCATCCCGGCATACATCAATGCCAGTCACTGGAATCTGCTCTCTGGCTACTGGGGTGCGATCTTCCTTTACGCAGCTCTGGGCACACCCTTCGCCACTTTCTTGATGACCTCTTACTTCCGTGGCCTACCAGATGAACTCATCGAAGCGGCTATTTGCGACGGCCTCAGTTATCCGCGGATTTTTAAAAAGATTGCACTGCCGTTGGCAGTACCTGCAATAGTCACGATCATCGTTCTGCAATTTATCCAAATTTGGGACGACCTTCTGGTTGGACTTCTTTTCATTCAGGATCCAAATTACCGCACCATCACTGTCGGTCTCGGTGCCCTCTCGGCAGGGCGAACGACAGACATCCCCGTTCTCATGGCCGGTTCATTGTTGAGTGCGATTCCCGCCGTGGCTATCTATTTAATCTTTCAACGCCAGCTTGTTAATGGATTGACTGCAGGAATTGGAAAGTAA
- the cysC gene encoding adenylyl-sulfate kinase produces the protein MDLSIVRLLTCGSVDDGKSTLIGRLLVETESVPHDTISAARKTRRSGSTIPTDEIDFSLLTDGLEAEREQGITIDVAYRSMSLLDGRRLIISDAPGHEQYTRNMAVAASRAHIAIVLVDATKGVRDQTLRHLTICSLMGVNLAIVAINKLDAVNFDQKIFDEISTDLQVVLERLKIAKVITIPMSALKGDNVIVRSENLPWYEGPSLLEAIQTWAPPEVEDQSARMRVQLISRAQDFRGLSGTVSEGNFKTGDSIRIYPSNKTAKIARIVTYSGDVEIAENSFATTMVLEPDIDATRGDIIAKSPEPLEFTDRFTANLVWLDEDPLIHSRSYFLINGSTQTPAIITQIRSKFDIHSGAQLSARNLQMNEIGSVEVACDVPLALIPYDQSREYGNFILVDRLTSKTVGAGMFLHTLRRSSNIHSQGYEVNKTIRSSQKNQAARFIWLTGLSGSGKSTIADHLERRLVTRGLHTYVLDGDNLRLGLNKDLGFTKEDRAENVRRVAELGRLMVDAGLVAIGALVSPFEADRNQARALFEEGEFLEIFVDTPVEVCQQRDPKGLYLKASRGEIPNFTGVGQNYERPTHPELVLDGTAPVEENVNRIMAKLFGN, from the coding sequence ATGGATCTTTCGATTGTTAGGTTGTTGACTTGCGGAAGCGTTGATGACGGAAAGAGCACCCTCATTGGACGCTTACTTGTCGAGACCGAGAGCGTCCCGCATGACACTATTTCGGCGGCACGAAAGACGCGTCGGAGTGGATCCACGATTCCTACTGATGAGATTGATTTCAGCCTACTAACCGACGGTCTTGAGGCCGAAAGGGAGCAGGGAATAACAATTGATGTTGCCTATCGGTCTATGTCTTTATTGGATGGTCGCCGTCTCATCATTTCTGATGCACCTGGCCATGAGCAGTACACAAGAAATATGGCGGTTGCTGCCTCGCGCGCGCATATTGCCATTGTCCTTGTCGATGCGACAAAGGGTGTGCGTGATCAAACCCTCCGCCACTTAACGATTTGCTCATTAATGGGCGTAAACCTGGCAATTGTTGCCATTAATAAGTTGGATGCCGTCAATTTTGATCAGAAAATCTTCGACGAAATTTCAACCGACTTGCAGGTTGTGTTAGAACGACTAAAGATCGCAAAGGTAATTACGATCCCGATGAGTGCATTAAAGGGCGATAACGTCATCGTAAGAAGTGAGAATCTGCCTTGGTATGAAGGTCCATCTTTGCTGGAAGCGATTCAAACGTGGGCACCTCCAGAGGTTGAAGATCAAAGCGCTCGTATGCGTGTACAACTTATTTCAAGAGCGCAAGATTTTAGAGGGTTGTCTGGCACCGTGAGTGAAGGAAATTTCAAAACCGGGGATAGCATTCGCATTTACCCAAGTAATAAGACGGCGAAAATTGCCCGGATCGTCACTTATTCAGGGGATGTGGAAATTGCAGAGAATTCATTTGCTACCACCATGGTCTTGGAGCCAGATATTGATGCGACCCGCGGTGACATTATCGCTAAGAGTCCAGAGCCTCTTGAGTTCACCGATCGCTTCACTGCAAATCTTGTCTGGCTTGACGAAGATCCTTTAATTCATTCACGCTCTTATTTCCTGATTAATGGCTCAACTCAAACTCCGGCAATTATTACCCAAATCCGGAGTAAATTCGATATTCATTCAGGTGCTCAATTATCTGCTCGTAATTTGCAGATGAATGAAATTGGAAGCGTTGAAGTTGCCTGCGACGTGCCCTTAGCTCTCATTCCCTATGATCAATCGAGAGAATATGGGAATTTTATTTTGGTGGATCGTCTCACCTCTAAGACAGTCGGTGCCGGTATGTTTTTACACACCTTGCGCCGGAGTTCCAATATTCATTCTCAGGGCTATGAAGTAAACAAGACCATTCGTTCGAGTCAGAAGAATCAAGCGGCTCGGTTCATCTGGCTGACTGGTCTCTCGGGTTCGGGAAAGTCGACTATTGCCGATCACCTTGAAAGGCGATTAGTGACACGTGGTTTGCACACGTATGTTCTCGACGGTGACAATCTTCGACTTGGATTAAATAAGGATTTGGGATTCACTAAGGAAGATCGTGCGGAAAACGTGCGAAGAGTTGCCGAACTTGGCAGATTAATGGTGGATGCGGGGCTTGTAGCCATTGGTGCACTGGTTAGTCCATTTGAGGCTGACAGAAACCAAGCTCGGGCCCTTTTTGAAGAGGGAGAATTCCTAGAGATTTTTGTAGACACTCCTGTAGAGGTATGTCAGCAGCGAGATCCAAAAGGCTTGTATCTGAAAGCTAGCCGAGGTGAAATCCCCAATTTCACCGGCGTTGGTCAAAACTATGAGCGACCGACACATCCAGAGCTGGTGCTCGACGGAACAGCGCCAGTAGAAGAGAACGTGAATAGAATTATGGCGAAACTATTCGGAAACTAA
- the cysD gene encoding sulfate adenylyltransferase subunit CysD: MKVDSRILRSLESESIEILRESAATFRNPVMLYSIGKDSSVLLHLALKAFHPAPIPFPLMHVDTTWKFKEMITFREKVVEKYGLKLITHSNEEGISAGINPFDHGASEYTRVMKTVALKQALDKYDFDAAIGGSRRDEEKSRAKERIFSIRESGHRWDPRNQRPELWRTYNTRLAPGQSMRVFPLSDWTEADIWHYILQENIDVNPLYFAKERPTVLRGDQIIMVDDERYRLNEGEVPEMRMVRFRTLGCYPLTAAVESEALTITDVVKEVLEVTLSERATRLIDGDREDSMEKKKSEGYF; the protein is encoded by the coding sequence ATGAAAGTAGATTCCAGGATCCTTCGAAGTCTTGAAAGTGAGTCGATTGAGATACTCAGGGAAAGTGCGGCTACCTTTCGCAACCCGGTAATGCTCTATTCGATTGGGAAAGATTCATCGGTCCTCCTTCATCTTGCACTCAAAGCATTTCATCCCGCTCCAATTCCGTTTCCCCTGATGCATGTGGATACCACGTGGAAATTCAAGGAGATGATCACTTTCAGAGAAAAGGTCGTCGAGAAATACGGCTTGAAATTAATTACGCACTCAAATGAAGAAGGAATAAGTGCGGGAATCAATCCCTTCGACCATGGCGCTTCTGAGTACACCCGAGTGATGAAGACCGTGGCATTGAAGCAGGCTTTGGATAAATACGATTTTGATGCAGCTATTGGCGGGTCTCGACGCGATGAAGAGAAGAGTCGAGCCAAAGAGAGAATTTTTAGTATTCGAGAATCAGGACACCGTTGGGATCCGCGGAATCAGCGACCGGAGCTCTGGCGGACCTACAACACACGATTGGCTCCCGGTCAGAGTATGCGGGTATTTCCGTTGTCAGACTGGACGGAAGCCGATATTTGGCATTACATCTTGCAAGAGAATATTGACGTTAACCCGTTGTATTTTGCCAAGGAGAGACCCACGGTGCTTCGCGGAGATCAGATCATCATGGTTGACGATGAGAGATATCGCCTCAATGAGGGTGAAGTGCCAGAAATGCGGATGGTGAGATTCCGAACGTTGGGTTGTTATCCATTGACTGCGGCAGTTGAATCTGAGGCGCTCACGATTACAGATGTTGTAAAAGAGGTACTAGAGGTGACTCTGAGTGAGCGCGCGACGCGGTTGATAGATGGAGATAGGGAAGATTCAATGGAGAAGAAGAAATCGGAAGGGTATTTCTGA
- a CDS encoding sulfotransferase domain-containing protein codes for MVMIIRDFKMLHAGLNAARLFPSYAASFAVVSLKNLANPQPDTTKSKLVFIMSFPRSGTTALGSLLKQPETGFSYYGEFFAFNQWSNIIYKISKMYPTFHARFLVNFFGQKKAWKYYRFEAARLDPTRVIRSTLKNPGIHIFKIFPYHLHDETLAKIITEFKPQIVFIRRNHLDRYISHMKAHESGVWHGKDSTDVVIDVNEKRLQGYIKVNERFYAENLKIARAAGCEVLDVEYERLFEPEVMRSVIRFIDWEDSIYSDSIELTPRTLKQDAKQESQIRYLDTLKSQGINKEISDFDFVKIENSNA; via the coding sequence ATGGTAATGATCATCCGGGATTTTAAGATGCTTCACGCTGGGTTGAATGCTGCCAGACTTTTCCCCTCTTATGCTGCAAGTTTTGCGGTCGTGTCTTTAAAGAATCTAGCAAATCCACAACCCGACACCACAAAATCTAAATTAGTTTTTATTATGTCATTCCCGCGCTCAGGTACAACCGCTCTAGGTAGTCTGCTGAAACAACCAGAGACCGGCTTTAGTTACTACGGAGAATTTTTCGCATTCAATCAGTGGTCAAATATCATTTATAAGATCTCTAAAATGTACCCAACTTTCCATGCAAGATTCCTGGTTAATTTCTTTGGACAGAAGAAAGCCTGGAAGTATTATCGATTTGAAGCGGCAAGACTTGACCCAACTAGAGTTATTCGTAGCACACTCAAAAATCCAGGAATTCATATATTCAAAATATTTCCTTATCACCTTCACGATGAGACGCTGGCGAAGATCATCACGGAATTTAAGCCTCAAATTGTCTTCATTCGACGCAATCACCTGGATCGCTATATTTCCCACATGAAGGCCCACGAGTCGGGCGTTTGGCATGGTAAAGACTCGACTGACGTCGTGATTGATGTCAATGAGAAGAGACTCCAGGGGTACATTAAGGTGAACGAGCGTTTTTATGCTGAGAATTTGAAGATCGCGCGTGCAGCGGGATGCGAGGTCTTGGACGTGGAGTATGAGCGTCTATTTGAGCCAGAAGTCATGCGATCAGTGATCCGATTTATTGATTGGGAGGATTCGATATATTCTGATTCCATTGAATTAACCCCAAGAACCTTAAAACAAGATGCCAAACAGGAGAGCCAAATTCGATACTTAGATACCCTGAAGTCCCAAGGGATAAACAAAGAGATATCGGATTTCGATTTCGTAAAAATCGAAAATTCGAACGCATGA
- a CDS encoding extracellular solute-binding protein produces the protein MRKKRILVSAVAMALAFAGIGLSASNANASTKTTLTIWHNLGTTQNATAVQALTDAYTKLHPNVTFNLVSQPADNYFALLQAAAVSKKGPDMALMWTGLFALQYKSYLTNLKKVIPAAALAREGSLNWSSPNFDAANGPYVTPFDRQFYIGFYNKAALKKAGVAAVPTTWNELYAACTKLKSAGYTPIVYGNGGQSLGALYYPWYDASYIAIGQSSVNGLRDLYSGKNQWNSKANIASYTKYAALKSKGCTNADVLTKTNNLDDFLSGKAAMIIDGTWDTKKFTDEMGTNVAAFVPPFSDKPIKGVVEFAGQGLSLTNYSKNQKAAADFLKFMTTLAAAKIVDGAGLISNVNGSTTSNPVNQQMLDFAAKNGYARYPMLDNVLQGDVVDAGNKILPSILGGKTSVAGALKQMAQVWKNLLPAKRGNSYK, from the coding sequence ATGCGTAAAAAAAGAATTCTCGTTAGCGCCGTGGCTATGGCCCTTGCGTTCGCGGGTATTGGGTTAAGCGCTTCAAACGCTAACGCCAGTACGAAAACCACCCTGACTATCTGGCACAACTTGGGAACCACTCAGAATGCCACAGCCGTGCAGGCGCTTACAGATGCCTACACAAAATTGCACCCCAACGTAACTTTCAATCTCGTTAGCCAACCGGCCGACAACTACTTCGCACTACTGCAGGCTGCTGCCGTTTCCAAAAAGGGCCCTGATATGGCTCTAATGTGGACTGGTCTCTTTGCATTGCAATATAAGAGTTATCTGACGAATCTTAAGAAAGTTATCCCTGCGGCAGCTCTGGCTCGCGAAGGTTCCTTGAACTGGAGTTCACCAAACTTTGATGCTGCTAATGGTCCATACGTGACGCCCTTTGATCGTCAGTTCTATATTGGTTTCTACAACAAGGCTGCCTTAAAGAAGGCCGGCGTAGCTGCAGTCCCAACCACCTGGAACGAACTGTATGCGGCATGTACAAAGTTAAAGTCTGCTGGATACACGCCAATCGTTTACGGTAACGGTGGTCAAAGTCTGGGCGCTCTGTACTACCCATGGTATGACGCAAGCTACATCGCCATCGGACAATCATCCGTAAACGGTCTTCGCGACCTTTATAGCGGTAAAAACCAATGGAATTCAAAGGCAAACATCGCCTCGTACACTAAGTACGCAGCCCTGAAATCAAAGGGATGCACCAATGCCGATGTTCTAACCAAAACGAATAACCTCGATGACTTCCTGAGTGGCAAAGCTGCCATGATCATTGATGGAACTTGGGATACAAAGAAGTTCACCGACGAAATGGGAACCAATGTTGCGGCATTTGTCCCACCTTTCTCCGACAAGCCAATTAAGGGTGTCGTTGAATTCGCTGGTCAGGGCCTTAGCCTTACGAACTATTCCAAGAACCAGAAGGCTGCTGCTGACTTCTTGAAATTCATGACCACTTTGGCTGCCGCGAAGATTGTCGATGGAGCTGGTCTTATCTCCAACGTCAATGGATCAACGACATCTAATCCAGTTAATCAACAGATGTTGGACTTTGCTGCCAAGAATGGTTATGCCCGTTATCCAATGCTCGACAACGTATTGCAAGGCGACGTTGTTGATGCTGGAAATAAAATCCTTCCATCAATTTTGGGGGGGAAGACGTCTGTAGCAGGCGCCTTGAAGCAAATGGCACAGGTCTGGAAAAACTTGTTGCCAGCCAAGCGTGGCAATTCATACAAGTAA
- a CDS encoding galactose mutarotase: MQRIVGDHITVEVDLLRGGRISSVKWKDLEFVLPYRDGPMNWGWFAMVPWAGRIDRGFIKDASGTKFVLPTHWDPPHAEHGYGFISSWEATGPNTSRLEMPAPYAPGYAEQSIEVSGNTMRWSLNYFANGCTLPAWVGFHPWLPRIVGGREIELTIAPGKMLLRGEDGIPTGDLVEIPPRPWDDAFFGVIKPPMARWGNIAQLEITSSVPWWVVYDEDPLGICVEPQTAPPDAANLGISGAHSICARFIFSDL, encoded by the coding sequence GTGCAACGAATCGTTGGAGACCACATAACCGTTGAAGTCGATCTTCTTCGTGGCGGTCGAATCAGTTCGGTGAAATGGAAAGATCTCGAATTCGTACTTCCCTACCGTGATGGCCCTATGAATTGGGGTTGGTTTGCTATGGTCCCCTGGGCCGGTCGCATTGACAGAGGATTCATTAAGGATGCTTCAGGGACCAAATTCGTTCTGCCAACTCATTGGGATCCACCCCACGCCGAGCACGGGTATGGATTTATCTCATCATGGGAAGCCACTGGACCGAACACATCGCGTCTCGAGATGCCCGCACCATATGCGCCCGGATATGCCGAACAATCTATAGAGGTATCCGGAAACACAATGAGGTGGTCGCTCAATTATTTTGCGAACGGGTGCACGCTTCCTGCATGGGTAGGTTTTCATCCGTGGTTGCCGAGAATAGTCGGAGGTCGCGAAATCGAACTAACTATTGCACCTGGAAAAATGTTGCTCCGTGGAGAAGATGGAATCCCCACAGGCGACCTCGTCGAAATCCCACCTCGCCCTTGGGACGATGCCTTCTTCGGAGTGATAAAACCCCCAATGGCACGATGGGGGAATATTGCACAACTCGAAATCACTTCCTCGGTTCCTTGGTGGGTTGTTTACGATGAAGATCCTCTGGGCATATGCGTCGAGCCACAGACAGCTCCGCCAGATGCAGCCAACTTAGGCATCTCAGGCGCGCATTCAATCTGCGCCAGGTTTATTTTTTCGGATTTGTGA
- a CDS encoding sugar ABC transporter permease, whose product MKVINRDLGHQRRRVGILFMLPALALVSAFLGIPIFQAMYYSFTQWDGLTTLWVGIGTYSHELHNPIFWRVLENNGLLLIGIPVAMMLPMGLAFLLNEKVPGWKVFRTIYFLPTAISWVVIGMVSLRFFAQEGLLNGLLKAFGLGFVHTDLLSSEKGALLAVSFTFIWSMIGTNTIIFLTGMATLDNSLNEAARMDGASSIRIFRSITLPQLQRFIQFSFIITVISAFTALFSLIFVMTGGGPGFGTTTLEFFIYQSAFSRGDFGTGAMLGVILFFMMAVLGIGQLAILRNRDGQ is encoded by the coding sequence ATGAAAGTTATTAATCGGGATCTGGGTCACCAGCGTCGTAGGGTCGGCATTCTTTTTATGCTGCCCGCCCTCGCATTGGTCAGCGCTTTTCTTGGGATTCCAATTTTCCAAGCCATGTATTACTCCTTCACTCAATGGGATGGACTTACAACGCTCTGGGTTGGCATCGGTACCTACTCCCATGAATTGCATAATCCAATTTTTTGGAGAGTTCTTGAGAACAATGGCCTCCTTCTCATCGGGATTCCTGTTGCAATGATGTTACCGATGGGTCTTGCCTTCCTTCTTAACGAAAAGGTCCCCGGTTGGAAAGTTTTTCGAACGATCTACTTTCTTCCAACGGCAATTTCATGGGTGGTTATCGGAATGGTTTCCCTTCGATTTTTCGCACAAGAGGGACTTCTTAATGGTCTGCTTAAAGCATTTGGACTTGGCTTTGTACATACCGATCTTCTCTCCTCGGAGAAGGGCGCACTCTTAGCAGTCTCCTTTACCTTTATCTGGTCAATGATCGGCACGAACACCATCATCTTCTTAACCGGAATGGCAACTCTTGATAACTCACTCAACGAGGCGGCCCGCATGGATGGTGCCAGCAGCATACGCATCTTCCGCAGCATTACACTTCCTCAACTTCAGCGGTTCATCCAGTTCTCCTTCATCATTACCGTTATCAGTGCCTTCACGGCTCTCTTTAGTCTTATCTTCGTAATGACGGGTGGCGGGCCAGGTTTCGGAACCACGACCCTTGAATTCTTTATCTACCAGAGTGCATTCTCGCGCGGGGATTTCGGCACGGGGGCAATGTTGGGTGTAATCCTCTTCTTCATGATGGCAGTCTTAGGAATTGGTCAATTGGCCATCTTGAGAAATAGGGACGGACAGTGA